A genomic stretch from Desulfohalobium retbaense DSM 5692 includes:
- a CDS encoding flagellin, which yields MALSINTNMASLQSQMSLANSTQALEQNQQRLATGLRINSAADDAAGLTITDGMTSQIRGMNQAVRNANDGISMAQTAEGGAKEITNMLQRMRELAVQAANDTNTDADKKALQQEFNELTAEITRVGNSTQFNKENLLTGSAGASVNIQVGPNNTSDDTINIDLSQDLRAATGALGVNGLNIGSGSSLTQIQTAISDIDDAIGTVDEFRSELGATQNRLQSSISNLENAAQNLTESRSRIMDADIAKESAEMTQNNVRQQASAAVLAQANQQPQLALQLLG from the coding sequence ATGGCACTTTCGATCAACACCAATATGGCGTCGCTTCAGTCGCAGATGTCTTTGGCAAATAGCACTCAGGCGTTGGAGCAAAACCAACAAAGGTTGGCCACTGGTCTGCGTATTAATTCTGCAGCTGATGATGCCGCCGGACTGACAATCACGGATGGAATGACCTCCCAGATTCGGGGCATGAATCAAGCTGTTCGAAATGCCAATGATGGTATCTCAATGGCCCAAACTGCTGAAGGTGGAGCTAAAGAGATTACCAATATGCTTCAGCGCATGCGTGAGTTGGCAGTTCAGGCAGCAAACGATACCAATACTGATGCTGATAAAAAGGCATTGCAACAAGAATTCAATGAATTGACTGCTGAGATTACTCGTGTTGGTAATTCAACCCAGTTTAATAAGGAAAATCTTCTTACAGGTTCTGCTGGGGCAAGTGTTAATATTCAAGTAGGTCCAAATAACACAAGTGATGATACGATTAATATTGATCTTAGCCAAGATCTGCGTGCCGCAACAGGTGCTCTTGGTGTTAACGGCTTAAATATCGGGAGTGGTTCGTCTTTAACTCAGATACAAACTGCAATTTCAGATATTGATGACGCTATCGGGACAGTCGATGAGTTTCGCTCCGAGCTTGGTGCTACTCAAAATCGACTTCAGTCGAGTATTTCGAATCTCGAAAATGCTGCACAAAATCTTACTGAATCCCGCTCTCGGATTATGGATGCGGATATCGCTAAAGAATCCGCGGAAATGACCCAGAATAATGTCCGCCAGCAGGCCTCAGCCGCTGTGTTGGCGCAAGCGAATCAGCAGCCGCAGCTTGCGTTGCAGTTGCTCGGGTAA
- a CDS encoding flagellar protein FlaG → MAIQNISNTRGLGGEQLEQAQPSMPAQRHKAGDPAAPFDQPGVQGKDGRSSVSRDTGAQPAEPGKEYTSDELEDVRQAINETLKDIRVQLEFSQAEETEDLIVKVVNPETEEIIRQIPPEAMVRMAKRMEEMTGLLISEWG, encoded by the coding sequence ATGGCGATACAGAATATTTCCAATACCCGAGGATTAGGTGGTGAGCAGCTCGAGCAGGCTCAGCCCAGCATGCCCGCTCAGCGGCATAAAGCCGGAGACCCTGCTGCACCTTTCGATCAACCCGGGGTGCAGGGAAAAGACGGGCGCTCCAGTGTATCTCGAGATACGGGTGCCCAGCCTGCTGAGCCAGGCAAAGAGTATACCTCAGATGAGCTTGAGGATGTGCGGCAGGCCATTAACGAGACCTTAAAAGACATCCGCGTGCAGTTGGAATTCAGCCAAGCGGAAGAGACCGAAGACCTTATCGTCAAGGTTGTGAACCCTGAAACAGAAGAAATCATCCGTCAGATCCCCCCGGAAGCTATGGTTCGTATGGCGAAACGTATGGAAGAAATGACCGGTTTGCTTATCAGTGAATGGGGATAA